A region of Thermobifida halotolerans DNA encodes the following proteins:
- the trpB gene encoding tryptophan synthase subunit beta has product MNTDSAHPVPPYLGEGGHYGRFGGRFSPEALVAALDEVAAAWDKAKTDPEFQAELHRLLTEYTGRPSPLTEARNFGEYCNGARVFLKREDLNHTGSHKINNVLGQALLTKRMGKTRVIAETGAGQHGVATATACALLGLECVIYMGEEDTRRQALNVARMNMLGAEVVPVTVGSRTLKDAVNEAFRDWVANVDTTHYLLGTVAGPHPFPSMVRDLHYVIGAEARAQVLERTGRLPDAVAACVGGGSNAIGIFAAFVPDETVRLYGFEAGGDGVATDRHAASITGGSVGVFQGARTFLLQDEYGQTVPSHSISAGLDYPAVGPEHAWLADSGRATYAAVTDAEAMEAFRLLCRTEGIIPAIESAHALAGARTVGAELGPDATIVVNLSGRGDKDVNTAAAYFGLLDDEGKQS; this is encoded by the coding sequence ATGAACACTGACAGCGCACATCCCGTGCCTCCCTACCTCGGCGAGGGCGGACACTACGGCCGGTTCGGCGGCCGGTTCAGTCCCGAAGCCCTCGTCGCGGCCCTCGACGAGGTCGCCGCGGCCTGGGACAAGGCCAAGACCGACCCGGAGTTCCAGGCCGAACTCCACCGGCTGCTGACCGAGTACACCGGTCGCCCCAGCCCGCTGACCGAGGCCCGCAACTTCGGCGAGTACTGCAACGGAGCGCGCGTCTTCCTCAAGCGCGAGGACCTCAACCACACCGGCTCCCACAAGATCAACAACGTGCTCGGCCAGGCGCTGCTCACCAAGCGCATGGGCAAGACCCGCGTCATCGCCGAGACCGGGGCGGGCCAGCACGGGGTGGCCACCGCCACCGCGTGCGCGCTGCTCGGCCTGGAGTGCGTGATCTACATGGGTGAGGAGGACACCCGGCGGCAGGCCCTCAACGTCGCCCGCATGAACATGCTCGGCGCCGAGGTCGTCCCCGTCACCGTGGGCAGCCGCACCCTCAAGGACGCCGTCAACGAGGCGTTCCGCGACTGGGTCGCCAACGTCGACACCACCCACTACCTGCTGGGCACCGTCGCCGGACCGCACCCGTTCCCGTCCATGGTCCGCGACCTGCACTACGTCATCGGCGCCGAGGCCCGCGCCCAGGTTCTGGAGCGCACCGGAAGACTGCCCGACGCCGTCGCGGCCTGCGTGGGCGGCGGGTCCAACGCCATCGGCATCTTCGCCGCCTTCGTCCCCGACGAGACGGTGCGGCTGTACGGGTTCGAGGCGGGCGGCGACGGGGTGGCCACCGACCGGCACGCCGCCTCCATCACCGGCGGCAGCGTCGGTGTCTTCCAGGGCGCCCGAACCTTCCTCCTCCAGGACGAGTACGGCCAGACCGTGCCCAGCCACTCCATCTCCGCCGGACTGGACTACCCGGCGGTGGGTCCCGAGCACGCCTGGCTGGCCGACTCCGGGCGCGCCACCTACGCCGCCGTCACCGACGCCGAGGCCATGGAGGCGTTCCGGCTGCTGTGCCGCACCGAGGGCATCATCCCGGCCATCGAGAGCGCGCACGCGCTCGCCGGAGCGCGCACCGTCGGAGCCGAACTCGGACCGGACGCCACCATCGTGGTGAACCTGTCGGGCCGCGGGGACAAGGACGTCAACACCGCCGCCGCCTACTTCGGACTCCTCGACGACGAAGGGAAGCAGAGCTGA
- the trpA gene encoding tryptophan synthase subunit alpha, which yields MTTLRRRLAEARTEGRAALIGYLPAGFPDVESSIRVVQAMVEGGCDVIEVGLPYSDPTMDGPTIQRAADAALAAGTTPKDVLTVVRATAATGAAALVMSYWNPIERYGVAAFAADLAEAGGSGVITPDLIPEEAESWIRASDAAGLDRIFLVAPSSTDDRLRLTCEASRGFVYAASLMGVTGTRARVAGTARRLVERAREATRDSGLPVCVGLGISNGAQAAEVAAYADGVIVGAGFCQRVLDAPDLDTACERVRSFAAELAEGVRSAAR from the coding sequence ATGACCACGCTGCGACGCAGACTCGCCGAGGCCAGGACCGAGGGAAGGGCCGCGCTGATCGGCTACCTGCCCGCGGGCTTTCCCGACGTGGAGTCCTCCATCAGGGTCGTCCAGGCGATGGTCGAGGGCGGCTGCGACGTCATCGAGGTCGGGCTGCCCTACTCCGACCCCACCATGGACGGCCCCACCATCCAGAGGGCCGCCGACGCGGCGCTGGCCGCGGGCACCACCCCCAAGGACGTGCTGACCGTGGTCCGGGCCACCGCCGCGACCGGCGCGGCGGCCCTGGTCATGTCGTACTGGAACCCGATCGAGCGGTACGGCGTGGCGGCCTTCGCCGCCGACCTCGCCGAGGCCGGCGGGTCGGGCGTCATCACTCCCGACCTGATCCCCGAGGAGGCCGAGTCCTGGATCAGGGCCAGCGACGCCGCCGGGCTCGACCGGATCTTCCTGGTCGCCCCCTCCTCCACCGACGACCGCCTCAGGCTGACCTGTGAGGCCTCACGGGGGTTCGTGTACGCGGCGTCGCTGATGGGCGTCACCGGAACCCGGGCCAGGGTCGCCGGAACCGCCCGGCGGCTCGTGGAGCGCGCCCGCGAGGCCACCCGGGACAGCGGGCTGCCGGTCTGCGTCGGCCTGGGGATCTCCAACGGCGCCCAGGCCGCCGAGGTCGCCGCCTACGCCGACGGGGTCATCGTCGGAGCCGGTTTCTGCCAGCGGGTCCTGGACGCGCCCGACCTGGACACCGCGTGCGAGCGGGTCCGCTCCTTCGCCGCCGAACTCGCCGAGGGCGTGCGGTCGGCGGCTCGGTGA
- a CDS encoding MauE/DoxX family redox-associated membrane protein, translated as MSTGTEENARSGSGETTHSDGPPSRPTTASRWAKVQPWASLAARLALAGILGYAGYTKVIVPALSVESVAAYQLFSDDVNQFIGYTLPLFELALALLLLAGLATRLTGIVSALLMLVFIAGIASAWARGLAIDCGCFGTGGPVDADETAYGLDIARDLGFMALGLFLAVWPRSPLSLDRVLDLYPGSGRER; from the coding sequence ATGTCGACCGGCACCGAAGAGAACGCTCGGAGCGGCAGCGGGGAGACCACCCACAGCGACGGGCCGCCGTCACGTCCGACCACCGCCTCCCGATGGGCGAAGGTCCAGCCGTGGGCGAGCCTGGCCGCGCGACTGGCACTGGCGGGAATCCTGGGATACGCCGGATACACCAAGGTGATCGTGCCCGCCCTCTCGGTGGAGTCGGTGGCGGCCTACCAGCTCTTCAGCGACGACGTCAACCAGTTCATCGGCTACACCCTGCCCCTGTTCGAACTCGCCCTGGCCCTGCTGCTGCTGGCCGGACTGGCGACCCGGCTCACCGGAATCGTCTCCGCCCTGCTCATGTTGGTCTTCATAGCGGGCATCGCCTCGGCGTGGGCGCGCGGGCTGGCCATCGACTGCGGCTGCTTCGGCACCGGCGGCCCCGTGGACGCCGACGAGACCGCCTACGGTCTGGACATCGCGCGCGACCTCGGCTTCATGGCACTGGGGCTGTTCCTCGCGGTCTGGCCGCGCTCACCGCTGTCACTCGACCGGGTCCTCGACCTCTACCCGGGCTCCGGCCGGGAGCGGTAG
- a CDS encoding DsbA family protein, giving the protein MSKESRRANRERLRQERLKEQQRAKRNRLLAAIGAAVAVIAFVVGGGYLVMQASGGTAAEEYRGALAPQTLQEDGSVVMAVDGAQAPVVEVYADYQCSHCARFEQINGDTLKELAAEGEAVVHLRPVSIFADAGEPAGGNSLRAGAAARAAADHGRFVEYNDILFDNQPSTSQEGFTVDELVAWGEEVGITDPAFAERVRAESEVVEEFVTNYYPELSTKAQAEIPEDRLQTMRLSDLVEWGEDNGVDSSFMAGSYVETVLDATAAVNTKYSEGDNAFGGTPSIYVNGELLGNETYSATDFREAVEAAPPGEVDTLPAVRDDATAPSASPSSSPPA; this is encoded by the coding sequence ATGAGCAAGGAGTCGCGGCGAGCCAATCGCGAGCGTCTCAGGCAGGAGCGACTCAAGGAGCAGCAGCGCGCCAAACGCAACAGACTCCTGGCCGCCATCGGCGCGGCGGTCGCCGTGATCGCCTTCGTCGTGGGAGGCGGCTACCTGGTCATGCAGGCCTCCGGCGGGACGGCGGCGGAGGAGTACCGGGGCGCCCTCGCCCCCCAGACCCTCCAGGAGGACGGCAGCGTCGTCATGGCCGTCGACGGCGCCCAGGCCCCCGTCGTGGAGGTCTACGCCGACTACCAGTGCTCCCACTGCGCCCGGTTCGAGCAGATCAACGGCGACACCCTCAAGGAGTTGGCGGCCGAGGGCGAAGCCGTCGTCCACCTGCGCCCGGTGAGCATCTTCGCCGACGCCGGCGAACCGGCGGGCGGCAACTCGCTGCGCGCGGGCGCGGCGGCGCGGGCCGCCGCCGACCACGGCAGGTTCGTCGAGTACAACGACATCCTCTTCGACAACCAGCCCAGCACCTCCCAGGAGGGGTTCACCGTCGACGAACTCGTCGCCTGGGGGGAGGAGGTCGGCATCACCGACCCCGCCTTCGCCGAACGGGTGCGGGCCGAAAGCGAGGTCGTGGAGGAGTTCGTCACGAACTACTACCCTGAACTGTCGACCAAGGCACAGGCCGAGATCCCCGAAGACCGGTTGCAGACGATGCGGTTGAGCGACCTGGTCGAGTGGGGTGAGGACAACGGCGTGGACTCCTCCTTCATGGCGGGCAGCTACGTCGAGACCGTCCTCGACGCCACCGCCGCGGTCAACACCAAGTACTCCGAGGGCGACAACGCGTTCGGGGGTACCCCGTCCATCTACGTCAACGGTGAACTCCTGGGCAACGAGACCTACTCCGCGACCGACTTCCGCGAGGCGGTCGAGGCCGCGCCTCCCGGCGAGGTCGACACCCTTCCGGCGGTCCGGGACGACGCCACGGCGCCCTCGGCTTCGCCGTCCTCCTCCCCACCGGCCTAA